The sequence below is a genomic window from Longimicrobium sp..
CGCACGTGCGCAAATACGGCGTCCGGGGGGCGCCTGTCAAGGGAGCGCGTGGAAAAACCGGGGTAAAATACCGTCGAGAATCCCGGGCTGGCCGGCAGGCGGCCATTTCCGGCTTGCGCGACCCGGATCCAGGGTCGTCCGACCCGTTCTCCGAACCGCCCGGGCTCACGCGGGAGAACCAGAGAACCCGGCGGCGAGAGACGAAGCTCTCTGCTTCTCCGTGCCCCTGCGTGAGGCCATTCGGTTGTCGAGGTGAGGATCGCGCGGGATGCCCGGGCGGCCGGCCGACGGCCTTTCAGCGGAGCGAGCGGCGGATCTCCTCCACGCGCTTCCGGAACGCGTCGTCGCCCGCCATGTCCTCCTCCACCTTGCCGATGGAGTGGATCACCGTGGAGTGGTCGCGCCCGCCGAAGAGCCGGCCGATCTCCACCAGCGGCAGGTCGAAGAGATCGCGGGTGAGGTACATCGCCACCTGGCGCGGGACGGTGAGGTCCTTGGTGCGCTTCTTCGACTGCAGCGCCTCGGCCGTGGTCCCCCACGCCTCGGCCACCTTTTCGCGCACCCGCTCGGGGCTGGGCCCCTCGAAGCCGCCGGGGCCCGAACCCGCCGGCCGTACCACCCCGCCCAGCGCCTCCTGCGCCAGCCCCAGGTCGATCGGGCGGCCGGTGAGCGAGGAGTAGGCGAGCAGCTTGATCACCGCCCCCTCCAGCTCGCGCACCGAGCTGGTGCGGTTGCGGGCGATGAAGGTGAGCACGTCGTCCGCGTCCTGGATGGTGAGCCGGTCCTCCTCCACCTTGCGGCGCAGGATGGCCATGCGCGTCTCGAAGTCGGGCGGCTTGATGTCGGTGACCAGCCCCCACTCGAAGCGCGACACCAGCCGGTCCTCCAGCCCCGTGTCCTTGGGCGGGCGGTCGCTGGTGAGCACGATCTGGCGCTGGGCGTCGTGCAGCGCGTTGAAGGTGTGGAAGAACTCCTCCTGCGTGCGCTCCTTGCCCTCCAGGAACTGGATGTCGTCCACCAGCAGCAGGTCGATCTGGCGGTACTGGCGGCGGAACTCCGCCATCGAGCCTTCCTGGATGGCGCTCACCAGCTCGTTGGTGAAGCGCTCGCTGGAGATGTACATCACCCGCTTGCCCCCGTCGCGCTCCAGCATGTGGTGCCCGATGGCGTGCATCAGGTGCGTCTTCCCCAGCCCCACCCCGCCGTAGATGAAGAGCGGGTTGTAGTGCTTCGCCGGCGCCTCGGCCACCGCGTGCGCGGCGGCGCTCGAGAGCTGGTTGTTGTTGCCGACCACGAAGCGGTCGAAGGTGTAGCGCGGGTTGAGCGGCACCGACCCGCGCACTCCTCCCGCCTGCGCTGCGGCGGCGGCCGCCGCGGGGGCGGCGGTGGCGGCGTGTACGACCGGGGGGGCGACGGACACGGGCGGGGGCGCGAGCTCGGGCGGGGGAGGAGGGGCGGCGGCCGGCTTGCCGTTCGCCTGGAACTGCACCGAGAGGGTGAAGCGCCTCCCGAAGAGCCGCTCGCCGATCCCGGTGAGCAGCTCCGCGTACTTGTCCTCCACCCAGTCCACCGCGAACGGGTTGGGGGTGGAGACCACCAGGAGGTCCTGGGAGATGGCGACGGCCTCGGTGGGGGCCAGCCACGTCCGGAACGCCTGCTCGGGAAGGGCGGCGCGCGCGCCTTCCAGAACGCGTGTCCAGACTTCGCCCGCGGTGAGCTCCATGAACCTCGGCGGTGGGGACGGCGGACCCTCGAAACGGTAACGGCGCAACCTAGAAACCGTCTGTGGAAAAGTCAAGGAAACGGCGTAGTTGCTGGATTTGGCTCGACTTGCGGCCGTTTTGGACGCGCACCGGCCCCGACGGATCGCGGTGTCGAACGTCCGTCAAAGCGCACGCCGTGACGCCCCCGCAAATCACCGGAGTGGACGCCCCTGGACGGAGCGGTCCGCCCCTCCGGACCCCGTGGGACGGGGAGCGAGAGAGAAGCAGCGCGACCTGATTTTAGAAGCAGATCTGTGTGGCTGGTCCCGGCTGCTACCACTGGGAAGCGGACCGGGGCGTATAAGATGTATGATGAGCCGCCGCTCATCCAGTCCCCAGCTCCGCGTCCACTTCGTCCAGCCACGCCAGCTCCGTCTCGAACTGGCGGATGGTGAGGCGCACCATGAGCCTGGGGGCGGCGAGGTGGCCGGGCTCCGCCTCCAGGTCGGCCAGCGTGGCCCGCTCCTTCGCCAGCTCGCGCTCCAGGAAGGCGCGCCGGCGGGCCACTTGCTCGCGCACCACCCCGGGGCGGGCGTGCCCGCAGAGCGCCAGCCAGGTGACGAACGCCGGCGGCGGGCGCTGGGTCGCCCAGTCCGCGCGCTCCAGCGCCCCGGCCAGCGCCTCGGTCCCCTTCGCAGTCGGCTGGTAGACGCGGCGCTCGGGCCCGGCCGCGGGCTCCGCCGCCTCGCCGGCCTCCTCCACGTACCCTTCCGCGGCCAGCTTCTTCAGCGAGTAGTAGACCTGCGGGCGCGAGATCCCGGCCCAGTCCCGCGCCTCGCGCCACTCCAGCTCCGCGTTCAGCGCGTACCCGTGCATCGGCCGCTCCGAGAGCAGCGCCAGCACCACCAGGTCCGGCACCGTCAGCCCGCGCTCCGTCATCCGCTTCTCCACGATCAGACCCACGAAATGTCATTCCGAGCGGCGCCGCATTGCCGAAGCCGTCGTCCCGGCGAAGCCCGGCGGCGCCCGAGGAATCTACTCACCCTGCCCGGTGGCCAGTCTCGGCGCATCGATCCCACCCTTTTCCCACACAGACTCTTGACACCCAGCTAGTCTAATTTAGATTAGTACCCGCCGTCCAGTCTTTCACCGCAACGGGGAGACGGACCATGCCGAAGCTGCTCGCCGTTCTGCTGCTGCTCGCCGCGCCCGCGGCCGCCGCGGTGCGCCCGAACCCAACCGTCCCGGAGGAGGGTCCAGCCATGACCATGAAGAAGCTCACCCCCGTGCTGGTGGTCGACCGCGTGGAGCCGTGCGCCGAGTTCTGGACCGGGCGCCTGGGCTTCCGCCGCACCGCCGAGGTGCCGCACGACGGCGCGCTCGGCTTCGTGATCCTGGAGAAGGACGGCGTGGAGATCATGTACCAGAGCCGCGCCAGCGTGGCCGCCGACCTCCCCGCGCTGGCCGAGGGCGCGCACCGCACCGTGCTCTTCCTGGAGGTGGGCGACCTGGACGCCGTCGAGCGCGCCGTGCAGGGCGTGGAGGTGGTGAGCCCGCGCCGCACCACCTTCTACGGCATGCACGAGATCGCCGTCCGCGAGCCCGGCGGCAACGTCGTGGTCTTCGCCCAGCAGGCCTCGGGGTCGTAAGAGCGACGACTGCGGTTTTGGGCGTGTCCCTCCGCTGCGCTCCGGGCCGGGCTGCGCGCGCGGTAGGGCACGATACGACTGTGCCCAACCGCGCCGGGCCACCGCCGCCACGAAACCCCTGTGGCGGCGGCGTCCCGGCCCTCCGGGCGCGCATCCCTCACGCAACTGCGGGGAACAGCCCAACACCGACCGGACCCGTAAAGTCCACCCTCTCCCGAAGTTGGGAGAGGGTTGCCGCTCTAAGGCGGCGGGTGAGGGCCCC
It includes:
- the dnaA gene encoding chromosomal replication initiator protein DnaA, translated to MELTAGEVWTRVLEGARAALPEQAFRTWLAPTEAVAISQDLLVVSTPNPFAVDWVEDKYAELLTGIGERLFGRRFTLSVQFQANGKPAAAPPPPPELAPPPVSVAPPVVHAATAAPAAAAAAAQAGGVRGSVPLNPRYTFDRFVVGNNNQLSSAAAHAVAEAPAKHYNPLFIYGGVGLGKTHLMHAIGHHMLERDGGKRVMYISSERFTNELVSAIQEGSMAEFRRQYRQIDLLLVDDIQFLEGKERTQEEFFHTFNALHDAQRQIVLTSDRPPKDTGLEDRLVSRFEWGLVTDIKPPDFETRMAILRRKVEEDRLTIQDADDVLTFIARNRTSSVRELEGAVIKLLAYSSLTGRPIDLGLAQEALGGVVRPAGSGPGGFEGPSPERVREKVAEAWGTTAEALQSKKRTKDLTVPRQVAMYLTRDLFDLPLVEIGRLFGGRDHSTVIHSIGKVEEDMAGDDAFRKRVEEIRRSLR
- a CDS encoding PadR family transcriptional regulator → MGLIVEKRMTERGLTVPDLVVLALLSERPMHGYALNAELEWREARDWAGISRPQVYYSLKKLAAEGYVEEAGEAAEPAAGPERRVYQPTAKGTEALAGALERADWATQRPPPAFVTWLALCGHARPGVVREQVARRRAFLERELAKERATLADLEAEPGHLAAPRLMVRLTIRQFETELAWLDEVDAELGTG
- a CDS encoding VOC family protein; its protein translation is MPKLLAVLLLLAAPAAAAVRPNPTVPEEGPAMTMKKLTPVLVVDRVEPCAEFWTGRLGFRRTAEVPHDGALGFVILEKDGVEIMYQSRASVAADLPALAEGAHRTVLFLEVGDLDAVERAVQGVEVVSPRRTTFYGMHEIAVREPGGNVVVFAQQASGS